One segment of Drosophila mauritiana strain mau12 chromosome 3R, ASM438214v1, whole genome shotgun sequence DNA contains the following:
- the LOC117144800 gene encoding protein tipE, giving the protein MRSGSSELLLEQQQQELRLRKIRELAPKKKNGNRRFRSWRERARFYGTSTLAFFSVTAGASLLFLVPLYVDPAISTLSHDFIEKPTLCTTTRREDLVGIFNCSWSSCREGCTSDLYRCVHIYVTFIEQNITIPENMTDYSNFTSDMEQSGEATLLVNIKGCGYPPSVTCKNFNGYYGIEGAIFPCFYSRKNKTVVLTSYNHDDQVAMIIHFFAVPFVITVISSIALCIMHCDCRCKKDRSHRRNRPQCRRPRIENLSDTSISTRVDMLTPAIEVYKPPL; this is encoded by the exons ATGAGGAGTGGCAGTTCGGAATTACTACtcgagcagcaacaacaagagctACGGTTACGTAAAATCCGAGAACTGGCtccgaaaaagaaaaatggcAATCGGCGCTTTCGTTCGTGGCGGGAACGTGCGCGTTTCTATGGCACCTCGACACTGGCCTTCTTCTCGGTGACCGCCGGGGCATCGCTGCTCTTCCTCGTACCGCTCTATGTGGACCCGGCGATATCGACGCTGAGCCACGATTTTATCGAGAAGCCAACGCTGTGCACGACGACGCGTCGCGAGGATCTAGTGGGTATATTCAACTGCTCGTGGAGTTCGTGTCGCGAGGGCTGCACCTCCGATTTGTACCGCTGCGTGCATATCTATGTGACGTTCATTGAGCAGAACATTACGATACCGGAGAATATGACCGATTATAGCAACTTTACGTCCGATATGGAGCAGTCCGGCGAGGCGACACTGCTCGTCAATATCAAGGGATGCGGCTATCCGCCATCGGTGACGTGCAAGAACTTCAACGGTTACTACGGCATCGAGGGTGCCATCTTTCCGTGCTTTTACTCGCGGAAGAACAAGACGGTGGTGCTGACGTCGTACAACCACGACGACCAGGTGGCCATGATCATCCACTTCTTCGCGGTGCCCTTTGTGATAACGGTCATCTCGTCCATCGCCCTCTGCATCATGCACTGCGACTGCCGCTGCAAGAAGGATCGCAGCCACCGCCGCAATCGGCCGCAGTGCCGAAGGCCGCGCATCGAGAATCTCAG TGATACTTCGATATCAACGCGAGTGGATATGCTCACGCCTGCTATTGAAGTCTACAAGCCGCCCCTCTGA
- the LOC117144734 gene encoding uncharacterized protein LOC117144734 — MPVTDTMDPIRRNPLLEITKCEMCFNLVYHLPTGLCARCFTIWAGKKPMDGLRLTVDQSKALLVSFVRRSVAQDKSQMNPTFQRVIAEFQLSVLTGPFCDKNPKYEVNEDYWNVPDIVDEDMVMFQHNIDLLADIPTVSSESDIVDEDMVMFQHNIDLLADIPTVSSENRKENL; from the exons ATGCCAGTGACTGACACAATGGACCCAATCCGCCGCAATCCTCTTCTGGAAATTACCAAATGTGAGATGTGCTTCAATTTGGTGTACCATTTACCGACTGGACTGTGTGCCCGCTGCTTCACTATTTGGGCCGGAAAGAAACCAATGGACGGACTGAGACTGACCGTCGACCAATCGAAGGCTCTCCTTGTGAGCTTTGTTCGCCGTTCGGTTGCCCAGGATAAGAGCCAAATGAACCCCACGTTCCAACGCGTGATTGCGGAG TTCCAGCTCTCCGTACTCACCGGACCCTTCTGCGACAAGAATCCCAAATACGAAGTCAATGAAGACTATTGGAATGTGCCGGATATCGTGGATGAAGACATGGTGATGTTTCAGCACAATATCGACCTGCTTGCAGATATACCCACCGTTTCTTCAGAATCGGATATCGTGGATGAAGACATGGTGATGTTTCAGCACAATATCGACCTGCTTGCAGATATACCCACCGTTTCTTCagaaaatagaaaagaaaatttgtag
- the LOC117144339 gene encoding uncharacterized protein LOC117144339: MPPFSACSMCNVRTKKMAKDPVTLKLIYVCPICFKSTFQEKKQMEAENRKKNAAAKQAKIKRITCEDKSEGIAKKAADLETEKKEQMMRPLQSYNLRVIDPPKVHRIPKATPLLMQTVVIKNRKYVAVCETADNE; this comes from the exons atgccACCTTTTTCCGCCTGTTCTATGTGCAACGTGAGAACCAAGAAGATGGCAAAGGATCCTGTGACCTTAAAGCTAATCTACGTGTGCCCA ATTTGCTTTAAGAGCACGTTTCAGGAAAAAAAGCAGATGGAAGCTGAGAATCGTAAAAAGAATGCAGCTGCCAAGCAggcgaaaataaaaaggatTACCTGCGAGGATAAAAGCGAAGGGATAGCCAAGAAAGCAGCTGATCTGGAAACTGAGAAGAAGGAACAGATGATGCGCCCTCTCCAAAGCTACAATCTCCGCGTAATCGATCCACCCAAGGTGCATCGGATTCCGAAGGCCACACCTTTACTCATGCAAACTGTGGTAATTAAGAATCGCAAGTATGTGGCTGTTTGTGAGACAGCCGACAACGAGTGA
- the LOC117143804 gene encoding elongation of very long chain fatty acids protein F, producing the protein MLGDLVDFLGKSPPDPVRLPLLASHKPVLMVLATYLLFVKIVGPKIMRHRKPFDLRGLIKGYNIMQIVYNVIMCFFAVHFMLGPGDYNFRCIQNLPSDHEYKTWERWLTYSYFFNKLLDLLETVFFVLRKKDRQISFLHVFHHMYMLYFSFMYLYYYGYGGHGFFMCFFNVVVHIMMYSYYYQSSLNRDSKGDLWWKKYITIVQLIQFGIVLGHSIYTLKQPDCPSARFSATCAGTISVVFIILFSNFYFHAYIRPKKTKQKNI; encoded by the exons ATGTTGGGTGATCTAGTGGACTTTTTGGGCAAGTCCCCACCCGATCCTGTGCGCCTGCCACTCCTGGCCAGCCACAAGCCCGTCCTAATGGTATTGGCCACCTATCTGCTCTTCGTGAAGATAGTGGGTCCAAAGATCATGCGGCATCGAAAGCCCTTTGACCTTCGAGGTCTGATAAAGGGCTACAACATCATGCAGATCGTGTACAATGTCATCATGTGCTTTTTT GCTGTTCACTTTATGCTGGGACCCGGTGACTATAACTTCAGGTGCATCCAGAACCTGCCGTCGGATCATGAGTACAAGACCTGGGAGCGCTGGCTCACGTACTCGTACTTCTTCAACAAGCTGCTCGATCTGCTGGAGACGGTCTTCTTCGTGCTGCGGAAGAAGGATCGCCAGATATCCTTCCTGCACGTCTTCCATCACATGTACATGCTGTACTTCAGCTTCATGTATCTGTACTACTACGGATACGGTGGCCATGGGTTCTTCATGTGCTTCTTCAACGTCGTCGTGCACATCATGATGTACAGCTACTACTATCAGTCGTCGCTCAATCGCGACTCAAAGGGCGATCTGTGGTGGAAGAAGTACATCACCATCGTTCAGCTCATCCAGTTCGGAATCGTTCTGGGGCACAGTATCTACACCCTGAAGCAACCGGACTGTCCATCTGCCCGGTTCTCGGCGACCTGTGCCGGCACCATCTCCGTTGTGTTCATCATCTTATTTAGTAACTTCTATTTTCATGCCTATATCCGACCCAAGAAAACGAAACAGAAAAACATCTAA
- the LOC117145315 gene encoding elongation of very long chain fatty acids protein F, protein MIAHMLDFLNRSPPDPVRLPLTGSQWTVLTILGIYLVFIKVVGPWFMQNRKPYNLDRAIKIYNIVQIAYNVIMLVFCVHFMLGPGNYNFSCIANLPLDHEYKNWERWVSYSYFFNKIMDLLETVFFILRKKYRQISFLHVFHHVYMVYASFLYLYYYGYGGHGLFLVTFNVVVHTMMYTYYYQSSLNRNSGGDLWWKKYITVVQLVQFVIIFSHSVYILRQADCQTSRLSATWGSLISVVFIILFSNFYVRTYILPKKTNSAGRTMSKAN, encoded by the exons ATGATTGCCCATATGCTGGACTTCCTGAATCGATCGCCGCCGGATCCTGTGCGTCTTCCCCTGACCGGCAGCCAGTGGACCGTGCTGACCATCCTTGGAATCTACCTAGTCTTCATAAAAGTTGTGGGTCCATGGTTTATGCAGAATCGAAAGCCCTACAATCTGGATAGAGCTATCAAGATCTACAACATCGTGCAGATCGCATACAATGTCATTATGCTAGTCTTT TGTGTGCACTTCATGCTGGGTCCTGGCAACTATAACTTCAGTTGCATCGCCAATCTGCCGTTGGATCATGAGTACAAGAACTGGGAGCGCTGGGTCAGCTACTCCTACTTCTTCAACAAGATCATGGATCTGCTGGAGACGGTGTTCTTTATACTCAGAAAGAAGTATCGCCAGATATCCTTCCTGCACGTCTTCCACCACGTATACATGGTGTACGCGAGCTTCTTGTACCTGTATTATTATGGATACGGCGGCCATGGGCTCTTCTTGGTCACCTTCAACGTGGTGGTGCACACCATGATGTACACCTACTACTACCAATCCTCCCTCAATCGTAACTCGGGTGGCGATCTCTGGTGGAAGAAGTACATCACAGTCGTCCAGCTTGTCCAGTTCGTTATCATATTCTCGCACAGCGTCTATATCCTCCGGCAAGCTGATTGCCAAACATCCCGATTATCGGCAACTTGGGGCTCACTGATCTCCGTAGTATTTATAATTCTATTCAGCAACTTCTACGTCCGCACCTACATTCTTCCCAAGAAAACCAACTCGGCGGGTAGGACGATGAGCAAAGCTAATTAA
- the LOC117145316 gene encoding elongation of very long chain fatty acids protein F, whose protein sequence is MFEVFDKPLADPVQLPLAGSIRTSVIIITVYLLFVLKLGRKLMDKHEALQLRGVLKFYNIGQVLFNSVIFVGGIHLLFVLKPYNLNCMQVLPQDHELKSTERTLSYLYHLNKVLDLMDTIFFVLRKKQRQITFLHVFHHVFMVFTSHMLIRFYGFGGHVFLICMFNVLVHIVMYGYYYASSQSENVQESLWWKKYLTLGQLVQFLMMFLHCMYTYFQPNCSASRGVIYVISSASAFMFLMFTKFYIKTYIRPKEVKSKGKVN, encoded by the exons ATGTTCGAGGTGTTCGATAAGCCCTTGGCCGATCCTGTCCAGCTGCCGCTGGCGGGCAGTATCCGCACCTCGGTGATCATCATCACGGTGTATCTACTGTTTGTGCTCAAGCTGGGCAGGAAGCTGATGGACAAGCATGAGGCACTGCAGCTGCGAGGTGTGCTCAAGTTCTACAACATCGGACAAGTCCTGTTCAATTCGGTGATTTTTGTGGGG GGCATCCACCTGTTATTCGTGCTGAAGCCGTACAACCTGAACTGCATGCAGGTCCTGCCGCAGGATCATGAGCTAAAGTCCACGGAAAGGACACTGTCGTACCTGTACCATCTGAACAAGGTGCTCGACCTGATGGACACCATATTCTTTGTGCTGCGCAAGAAGCAGCGCCAGATCACGTTCCTCCATGTGTTCCATCACGTCTTCATGGTCTTCACCTCGCACATGCTGATCCGATTCTACGGTTTCGGTGGCCATGTCTTCCTGATCTGCATGTTCAATGTCCTGGTGCACATCGTCATGTACGGCTACTACTACGCCTCGTCGCAGAGCGAGAATGTGCAGGAGAGCCTCTGGTGGAAGAAGTACCTCACCCTGGGCCAGCTGGTGCAGTTCCTCATGATGTTCCTGCACTGCATGTACACCTACTTCCAGCCCAACTGCTCGGCGTCGCGGGGTGTCATCTACGTCATAAGTTCGGCCAGCGCCTTCATGTTTCTGATGTTCACCAAGTTCTACATAAAGACCTACATTCGACCGAAAGAGGTCAAGTCCAAGGGCAAGGTCAACTGA
- the LOC117143487 gene encoding elongation of very long chain fatty acids protein F has product MFAPIDPVKIPVFSDPWVTMVTLSGYLLFVLKLGPKIMENRKPFHLSGVIRVYNIFQILYNGLILVLGVHFLFILKAYQISCIVSLPMDHKYKDRERLICILYMLNKFVDLVETIFFVLRKKDRQISFLHVFHHFAMAFLGYLYYYFHGYGGVVFPQCLLNTAVHVIMYAYYYLSSISQELQRSLWWKKYITIAQLVQFGIILLHCTITLAQPDCAVNRPLTYGCGSLSAFFAVIFGQFYFHNYIKPGKKSSKQSAIH; this is encoded by the exons ATGTTCGCTCCGATAGATCCTGTAAAGATACCCGTTTTCAGCGATCCATGGGTCACCATGGTCACGTTGAGTGGCTATCTGCTGTTTGTGCTCAAGCTGGGCCCCAAAATCATGGAGAACCGAAAACCCTTCCATTTGAGTGGCGTCATCAGGGTCTACAACATATTCCAGATCCTTTACAATGGCCTAATACTCGTTTTA GGAGTTCACTTCCTGTTTATCCTGAAAGCCTACCAAATCAGCTGCATTGTCAGCCTGCCGATGGATCACAAATACAAGGATAGAGAGCGtttgatttgcattttgtaCATGCTGAACAAATTCGTGGACCTTGTGGAAACGATTTTCTTCGTGCTCCGCAAGAAGGACAGACAGATATCCTTCCTGCACGTCTTCCATCATTTTGCGATGGCATTTCTGGGATATCTCTACTACTACTTCCACGGCTACGGTGGTGTTGTCTTTCCACAGTGCCTGCTAAACACCGCCGTCCATGTGATTATGTACGCCTACTACTACCTATCCTCGATCAGCCAGGAGCTGCAGCGAAGTCTCTGGTGGAAGAAGTACATCACCATTGCCCAGCTGGTTCAGTTCGGCATAATCCTGCTTCACTGTACCATCACGCTGGCACAGCCAGACTGCGCGGTCAACAGACCTTTGACCTACGGATGCGGATCGCTGTCAGCGTTCTTTGCCGTGATATTTGGCcaattttattttcacaacTACATAAAGCCAGGAAAGAAGTCATCGAAACAGTCAGCGATTCATTAA
- the LOC117143488 gene encoding elongation of very long chain fatty acids protein F, whose product MADLLNGTLIISEDPVRLPLIGSPWPSLTIVSLYLLFVLKLGRKFMEKRKPYDLRGVIRAYNIMQIVYNGVVLIAGLHFLFVLRAYDLRCITGLPLDHELKSRERWLTYSYFFNKFIDLLETVFFVLRKKHRQISFLHVFHHLVMSFGGYLHITFNGYGGTLFPLCLLNVAVHVIMYAYYYLSSVSKDVQTSRWKKYITIVQLVQFILVLANFSYTLMQPNCNASRTVIYIGMFVSTTFILMFANFYIHNYILNGSKQKRALKTD is encoded by the exons ATGGCCGACTTACTCAATGGAACCCTGATCATATCGGAGGATCCTGTCCGCCTGCCACTCATCGGAAGTCCATGGCCATCGCTGACCATCGTTTCGCTCTATCTGCTGTTCGTCTTGAAGTTGGGCAGGAAGTTCATGGAGAAACGAAAGCCCTACGATCTCCGTGGAGTCATCAGGGCATACAACATTATGCAGATCGTCTACAACGGCGTTGTTCTGATAGCG GGTCTTCACTTTTTGTTCGTCCTGAGGGCCTACGACCTGCGATGCATCACCGGACTGCCCCTGGATCACGAGCTGAAGAGCCGGGAAAGATGGTTGACCTACTCGTACTTCTTCAACAAGTTCATCGATCTGCTGGAGACTGTGTTCTTTGTGCTGCGCAAGAAGCATCGCCAGATATCCTTCCTGCACGTCTTCCACCACCTGGTGATGTCCTTCGGCGGTTATCTGCACATCACCTTCAACGGCTACGGAGGCACTCTCTTCCCATTGTGCCTGCTCAATGTGGCGGTCCATGTGATCATGTACGCCTACTACTACCTGTCCTCCGTCAGCAAGGATGTGCAGACGAGTCGGTGGAAGAAGTACATCACCATTGTCCAGCTGGTGCAGTTCATCCTGGTGCTAGCGAACTTCAGCTACACCCTCATGCAGCCCAATTGCAATGCCTCGCGAACTGTGATATATATTGGCATGTTCGTTTCGACGACCTTCATCCTGATGTTTGCCAACTTCTACATTCACAACTACATACTTAATGGTAGCAAACAGAAGCGCGCGTTGAAAACCGATTGA